A window of the Lolium perenne isolate Kyuss_39 chromosome 7, Kyuss_2.0, whole genome shotgun sequence genome harbors these coding sequences:
- the LOC127311191 gene encoding protein-tyrosine sulfotransferase — translation MARPLGLVLAIALLAAVSVALLPPVSAAADNDDYAHCEGAVKSWADSAAEGDDGADKLNLKDLLFFLHIPRTGGRAYFHCFLKKLYTGAQECPRSYDKLRFDPSHPDCKLVVSHDDYSLTSKLPKERTSVVTILRNPVDRVFSTYEFSVEVAARFLVHPNLTSAKSMTTRLLKKTRGVSTLDIWPWKYLVPWMREDLFARRDARGIDNTRSSNKVNPYDVDDMAMPLHQYINDPVAHEIIHNGATFQVTGLTNNSYFDGAHMVRHCVRKHPDLGRFVLQVAKNRLDRMLYVGLTEDHEESARLFAHMVGAQVLSQSGILNLDIQEDPPSGTDPHSSMLDQEDEETNEHMNSTDGWSSNDALNSTDDDHGKGNMTVGKLMETYESCIASLRKSQSNRRKISLKKVAEANFTKAARRQVPEAILKQIISLNSLDMELYEHAKNIFTQEHLMLKGQHPVVVQDKQLGAQKDWIDTVCDSWNCSTWKVVALGLGIAVTTVFIVFAVTSRRTLKLKI, via the exons ATGGCGCGGCCGCTCGGCCTCGTCCTCGCCATCGCGCTCCTCGCCGCCGTATCAG TGGCTCTGCTCCCTCCTGTCAGCGCCGCCGCGGACAACGACGACTACGCCCACTGCGAGGGGGCTGTCAAGAGTTGGGCGGACTCGGCTGCGGAGGGCGACGATGGCGCAGACAAGCTCAACCTCAAGGATTTGCTCTTCTTCCTCCACATCCCTAGAACCGGTGGCCGTGCCTACTTCCACTG TTTCTTGAAAAAGCTATATACGGGTGCTCAGGAATGCCCCCGTTCCTACGATAAGCTACGGTTCGACCCGAG CCATCCTGATTGCAAGCTGGTTGTAAGTCATGATGACTACAGCTTAACTTCCAAGCTGCCAAAGGAGAGGACTTCCGTGGTGACAATCCTACGGAATCCAGTCGATCGTGTGTTTAGCACGTATGAGTTCTCGGTTGAAGTTGCAGCCAGGTTTCTTGTGCATCCGAACTTAACGTCTGCAAAGTCAATGACCACCCGTCTGTTAAAAAAAACACGCGGTGTAAGTACACTGGATATATGGCCTTGGAAGTACTTGGTTCCATGGATGAGAGAAGATCTTTTCGCCAGG CGAGATGCTAGAGGAATTGACAATACGCGAAGCAGCAACAAGGTTAATCCATATGATGTGGACGACATGGCTATGCCATTACACCAGTACATCAATGACCCTGTTGCCCATGAAATCATTCATAATGGAGCTACCTTTCAG GTTACTGGGCTAACAAATAACTCTTACTTTGATGGAGCACACATGGTCCGGCATTGTGTTAGAAAGCACCCTGATCTTGGTCGTTTTGTGCTTCAAGTTGCTAAG AACAGGTTGGACCGTATGCTGTACGTAGGACTTACAGAGGATCATGAAGAATCTGCGAGGTTGTTTGCTCATATGGTAGGAGCACAAGTGCTTTCACAGTCTGGAATTTTGAACTTGGATATCCAGGAAGATCCACCCAGTGGCACCG ACCCTCACTCGTCCATGCTGGATCAAGAGGATGAAGAAACAAATGAACATATG AATAGCACTGATGGTTGGAGCAGTAATGATGCTCTGAACAGTACTGACGATGATCATGGGAAAGGAAAT ATGACTGTTGGTAAATTAATGGAAACTTATGAGAGTTGCATTGCCAGTCTGCGGAAGTCCCAATCAAACCGTCGCAAAATATCCCTTAAAAAGGTTGCGGAGGCAAATTTTACTAAGGCG GCACGGCGTCAGGTACCTGAGGCAATTCTGAAGCAAATTATCTCATTGAACAGCCTTGACATGGAACTCTATGAGCATGCTAAGAATATTTTTACACAAGAGCATCTTATGCTAAAAGGGCAGCATCCTGTGGTGGTGCAAGACAAACAGTTGGGAGCTCAAAAG GACTGGATAGATACGGTCTGCGATTCCTGGAATTGCTCTACCTGGAAGGTTGTCGCTCTTGGTCTTGGGATCGCTGTGACCACTGTTTTTATTGTGTTTGCTGTAACGAGTAGAAGAACATTAAAACTTAAgatttga